Proteins encoded by one window of Fodinicurvata sp. EGI_FJ10296:
- the yihA gene encoding ribosome biogenesis GTP-binding protein YihA/YsxC yields the protein MNDDTGSGDTSGEALAFGHWLFAQECVFERAVAVLDQLPGEGAPEVAFAGRSNVGKSSLVNALTGRNTLAKTSNTPGRTQQLIFFCLGERLRLVDMPGYGYAKVPKPVTEAWTQMLRTFLRGRVPLRRACVLVDSRHGVKESDLDIMKLLDKAGVAYQLVLTKADKVRPATLETVVEGCKAALVKRAAAFPDIHVTSAETGLGIAELRASLAALARENET from the coding sequence ATGAACGACGACACAGGCTCCGGCGATACCAGTGGCGAGGCTCTTGCCTTCGGACACTGGCTGTTTGCGCAGGAGTGTGTATTCGAACGTGCCGTCGCTGTTCTCGACCAGTTGCCGGGAGAAGGGGCGCCGGAAGTCGCTTTTGCCGGCCGATCCAATGTTGGAAAATCCAGTCTGGTCAACGCCCTTACCGGGCGCAACACCCTGGCCAAAACCTCCAACACGCCGGGCCGCACCCAACAACTCATCTTCTTTTGCCTGGGCGAGCGGCTGCGCCTCGTCGATATGCCCGGCTATGGCTACGCGAAGGTTCCCAAACCCGTAACCGAAGCCTGGACCCAGATGCTTCGGACGTTTCTGCGGGGTCGCGTCCCGCTGCGGCGCGCCTGCGTGCTCGTCGACTCCCGTCACGGCGTGAAGGAGAGCGACCTGGATATCATGAAGCTTCTCGACAAGGCGGGCGTGGCTTATCAGCTCGTTTTAACGAAGGCGGACAAGGTACGGCCGGCAACACTCGAAACCGTTGTCGAGGGCTGCAAGGCCGCATTGGTGAAGCGCGCGGCCGCCTTTCCGGATATCCACGTCACCAGCGCTGAAACGGGTCTCGGCATCGCAGAATTGCGGGCAAGTCTCGCCGCGCTGGCCCGGGAAAACGAAACCTGA
- the argB gene encoding acetylglutamate kinase, giving the protein MSSKDVADGSFELTREEWLAKATTLSEALPYMRRYHGATFVVKYGGHAMGDEKLAEKFARDIVLMKHVGINPVVVHGGGPQIGRMLERLKIQSEFIDGLRKTDRDTVDVVEMVLSGSINKAIVTAIQSVGGRAIGLSGKDGALIQARKLRRTKRDPESNIEKILDLGFVGEPVAIDPGILEEFEDSSYIPVIAPIGVGANGETLNINADTAAGAIAGALQASRLFLLTDVAGVMDSSGSLMPSLSAGEARALIANGTISGGMIPKIETCLSAVDAGVEASVILDGRVPHALLLEVFTAGGVGTMIGSPGDTPMPGDEADLD; this is encoded by the coding sequence ATGTCCAGCAAAGACGTCGCCGACGGCAGCTTCGAATTGACGCGCGAGGAATGGCTCGCGAAGGCCACCACACTTTCCGAGGCCCTTCCCTATATGCGGCGCTATCACGGCGCCACCTTTGTGGTGAAATATGGCGGCCATGCCATGGGCGACGAAAAGCTGGCTGAAAAATTTGCGCGCGACATCGTTTTGATGAAGCATGTCGGCATCAATCCGGTCGTCGTGCATGGTGGCGGACCGCAGATCGGCCGCATGCTTGAGCGATTGAAGATTCAGTCCGAATTCATCGACGGTCTCAGGAAGACGGATCGCGATACCGTCGACGTCGTCGAGATGGTCTTGTCCGGATCGATCAACAAGGCGATCGTCACGGCCATACAATCGGTCGGCGGGCGCGCCATCGGATTGAGCGGCAAAGATGGCGCTTTGATCCAGGCCCGAAAACTCCGCCGCACGAAACGCGACCCGGAAAGTAATATCGAGAAGATCCTCGACCTCGGATTCGTGGGCGAGCCGGTCGCGATCGATCCCGGTATCCTGGAAGAGTTCGAGGACTCCAGTTACATCCCGGTCATCGCTCCGATCGGCGTTGGCGCCAACGGTGAGACGCTCAATATCAATGCCGATACGGCCGCCGGTGCGATAGCGGGCGCCCTGCAGGCCAGCCGTCTGTTCCTGCTGACCGATGTCGCCGGCGTCATGGATTCCAGCGGCTCTTTGATGCCGTCGCTGTCAGCCGGAGAAGCCCGGGCACTGATCGCCAATGGCACTATCTCAGGCGGAATGATCCCGAAGATTGAAACCTGCCTCAGTGCCGTCGACGCGGGGGTCGAAGCTTCGGTGATTCTGGACGGACGCGTGCCGCATGCATTGCTGCTGGAAGTGTTTACTGCCGGTGGCGTCGGAACGATGATCGGGAGCCCGGGCGACACGCCCATGCCCGGCGACGAAGCGGACCTCGACTAA
- a CDS encoding F0F1 ATP synthase subunit epsilon, translating to MAEKTAFDLVSPERVLLSEDVEMVVVPGGDGYFGVLKGHAPLLSTVLPGVIDVYETRPTISQRLFVAGGFAEVTADRCVILAESAIPLEDIDQAQVDQEIRDLEEDLADAKSDEEMVRVSGLLTIAKAKKTAVERAGARA from the coding sequence ATGGCTGAAAAGACCGCCTTCGACCTCGTTTCTCCGGAGCGGGTGTTGCTGTCAGAAGACGTGGAAATGGTGGTTGTGCCGGGCGGCGATGGTTATTTCGGCGTTCTCAAGGGGCACGCGCCGCTCCTCTCCACGGTTTTGCCCGGCGTTATCGATGTTTACGAAACCCGACCGACGATTTCTCAGCGCCTGTTCGTTGCAGGCGGCTTTGCCGAAGTGACGGCAGATCGATGCGTAATTCTGGCGGAAAGTGCCATTCCTCTGGAGGATATCGATCAGGCGCAAGTCGATCAGGAAATCCGCGACCTTGAAGAAGATCTGGCCGATGCCAAGTCGGATGAAGAAATGGTCCGGGTTTCAGGCCTGCTGACAATTGCGAAGGCCAAGAAGACCGCCGTCGAGCGGGCTGGGGCACGCGCTTAG
- the atpD gene encoding F0F1 ATP synthase subunit beta, with protein MAKKPANTASSTNSVGKVTQVLGAVVDVKFDGELPPILNALHTQLDGKTLVLEVAQHLGENTVRTIAMDATDGMVRGQEVSDTGASITVPVGPETLGRILNVVGDPIDELGPVETKKKSPIHREAPAYIDQSTETQMLVTGIKVVDMLAPYAKGGKIGLFGGAGVGKTVTIMELINNIAKAHGGYSVFAGVGERTREGNDLYHEMIDSGVINVDGPGSKAALVYGQMNEPPGARARVGLTGLTLAEYFRDEESQDVLFFVDNIFRFTQAGAEVSALLGRIPSAVGYQPTLATDMGGLQERITSTNKGSITSVQAIYVPADDLTDPAPATSFAHLDATTVLNRSIAEQAIFPAVDPLDSTSRILDPRILGEEHYNTAREVQRILQTYKSLQDIIAILGMDELSEDDKLVVARARKIQRFLSQPFHVAEVFTGTPGVFVTVEETVRGFKGICAGDYDHLPEAAFYMVGTIDDAVEKARKMAQEAA; from the coding sequence ATGGCTAAGAAACCGGCCAACACGGCATCGTCAACCAACTCTGTCGGCAAGGTCACCCAGGTCCTGGGTGCCGTGGTCGACGTTAAGTTCGACGGCGAGTTGCCGCCGATTCTCAACGCCCTGCACACACAGCTCGACGGTAAGACGCTCGTGCTCGAGGTGGCTCAGCACCTTGGCGAAAACACCGTTCGAACCATCGCCATGGATGCGACCGACGGCATGGTCCGCGGTCAGGAAGTCAGCGATACCGGGGCATCCATCACCGTGCCGGTTGGACCGGAAACACTGGGACGCATTCTGAACGTCGTCGGCGATCCGATCGACGAGCTGGGCCCGGTCGAAACGAAGAAGAAATCGCCAATCCACCGGGAAGCGCCGGCCTATATCGATCAGTCCACGGAAACCCAGATGCTGGTCACTGGCATCAAGGTCGTGGACATGCTGGCCCCATACGCGAAGGGGGGCAAGATCGGGCTGTTCGGTGGTGCCGGGGTTGGCAAGACCGTTACGATCATGGAACTGATCAACAATATTGCGAAGGCCCATGGCGGTTACTCGGTCTTCGCTGGCGTCGGCGAGCGAACGCGCGAGGGTAATGACCTCTATCACGAGATGATCGACTCCGGTGTTATCAACGTTGATGGGCCCGGATCGAAGGCGGCGCTTGTTTATGGACAGATGAACGAGCCGCCCGGTGCCCGTGCTCGGGTGGGCCTGACAGGTCTGACGCTGGCCGAATATTTCCGTGACGAGGAAAGCCAGGACGTGCTGTTCTTCGTCGACAACATTTTCCGTTTCACGCAGGCCGGCGCCGAAGTCTCCGCTCTTCTGGGCCGTATTCCATCGGCGGTTGGCTATCAGCCGACGCTGGCGACCGATATGGGTGGCCTGCAGGAGCGCATTACATCGACCAACAAAGGCTCGATCACGTCGGTTCAGGCAATTTATGTTCCGGCCGATGATTTGACTGACCCGGCGCCGGCGACATCATTCGCGCACCTTGACGCAACAACGGTTTTGAACCGCTCCATAGCCGAGCAGGCGATTTTCCCGGCCGTCGATCCGCTCGATAGCACAAGCCGAATTCTGGATCCGCGCATTCTCGGTGAGGAGCACTATAACACGGCCCGTGAAGTGCAGCGCATTCTTCAGACTTACAAGTCGCTTCAGGATATCATCGCCATTCTCGGCATGGACGAACTGTCAGAAGACGACAAGTTGGTCGTGGCCCGTGCCCGCAAGATCCAGCGCTTCCTCAGCCAGCCGTTCCACGTCGCCGAAGTGTTCACCGGGACGCCCGGTGTCTTCGTCACGGTCGAGGAGACGGTCCGTGGCTTCAAGGGCATCTGCGCGGGTGATTACGACCACCTTCCCGAAGCGGCTTTCTACATGGTTGGCACCATCGACGACGCGGTCGAAAAAGCCCGCAAAATGGCGCAGGAAGCGGCCTGA
- a CDS encoding F0F1 ATP synthase subunit gamma: MASLKELRNRIASVKSTQKITSAMKMVAASKLRRAQDQAEAGRPYAERMERMLESVAASVGTTGQGPKLLTGTGKDDVHLVVVVTSDKGLCGGFNASILRRARGHIRSLLDDGKTVKILTVGRKGRDNLRRDFADKLADHVTEVDKPRLTFGAADNIARKILVGYDNGDFDRCTMVYSRFRSAITQIPTVEQLVPVALPEPGQAAEAAPATGTTGDRAGGRTAGVGGSTKSTAPYEFEPDEETILTQLLPRNLAVQIYKALMESAAGEHGARMTAMDNATRNAGDMINDLSLVYNRTRQATITKELIEIISGAEAL, encoded by the coding sequence ATGGCTAGTCTCAAGGAACTCCGAAACAGGATCGCCAGCGTCAAGTCGACGCAAAAGATCACTTCGGCCATGAAGATGGTTGCGGCCAGCAAGCTGCGCCGTGCCCAGGACCAGGCAGAAGCCGGACGTCCCTATGCAGAGCGTATGGAACGCATGCTGGAGAGCGTCGCGGCCAGCGTCGGCACGACCGGGCAGGGGCCCAAGCTTCTGACCGGCACCGGCAAGGACGATGTCCATCTGGTCGTCGTCGTGACGTCGGACAAGGGACTGTGTGGCGGGTTCAATGCCTCGATTCTGAGGCGGGCCCGCGGGCATATCCGGTCTTTGCTCGATGATGGCAAGACTGTGAAAATCCTCACAGTGGGCCGGAAGGGCCGCGACAATCTCCGCCGCGATTTTGCCGACAAGCTGGCGGATCATGTCACCGAGGTGGACAAGCCCCGGCTGACATTCGGCGCCGCTGACAACATCGCGCGTAAGATCCTTGTCGGCTACGACAACGGTGATTTCGACCGCTGCACCATGGTTTACAGCCGGTTCAGATCAGCCATCACCCAGATTCCGACGGTCGAACAACTCGTTCCCGTGGCACTTCCCGAGCCTGGTCAGGCTGCTGAGGCCGCGCCGGCTACAGGAACCACGGGCGATCGAGCGGGCGGCAGGACGGCGGGCGTCGGCGGTTCGACGAAGAGCACCGCGCCTTATGAATTCGAACCCGACGAAGAAACGATTCTGACCCAGCTGCTGCCTCGCAATCTGGCCGTCCAGATATACAAGGCACTGATGGAAAGCGCGGCCGGCGAGCATGGCGCGCGGATGACCGCGATGGACAACGCGACGCGCAACGCCGGGGATATGATCAATGATCTGTCACTGGTCTACAACCGCACGCGGCAGGCCACGATCACCAAGGAACTGATCGAGATCATTTCCGGGGCCGAGGCGCTGTAG
- the atpA gene encoding F0F1 ATP synthase subunit alpha produces MQIRAAEISAIIKDQIANFGTEADVAEVGQVLSIGDGVARVYGMDNVKAGEMVEFPNGIKGMALNLETDNVGIVIFGSDRDIKEGDTVKRTGEIVEVPVGPGLLGRVVDGLGTPIDGKGPLTDVKMTRVEAKAPGIIPRKSVHEPMQTGIKAVDALVPIGRGQRELIIGDRQTGKTAVAIDTIINQRDVNAKAEDESKKLYCIYVAIGQKRSTVAQIVKSLEESGAMEYSIVVAATASEPAPLQFLAPYAGCAMGEYFRDNGMHGLIVYDDLSKQAVAYRQMSLLLRRPPGREAYPGDVFYLHSRLLERAAKLNDEHGAGSLTALPIIETQAGDVSAYIPTNVISITDGQIFLETGLFYKGIRPAINVGLSVSRVGSSAQIKAMKQVAGSIKLELAQYREMEAFAQFASDLDASTQKLLARGARLTQLLKQGERSPLPVEEQVLSLFAGVRGYLDNIDADRVNEFEHRLLEEARVKGSDLLNEIREKKALNDDIEKRLHDLVGGFAKTFV; encoded by the coding sequence ATGCAAATCCGTGCCGCCGAAATTTCCGCGATCATCAAGGACCAGATCGCCAATTTCGGGACCGAGGCCGACGTCGCCGAGGTGGGTCAGGTCCTGTCGATCGGTGACGGCGTTGCCCGTGTCTACGGGATGGACAACGTCAAGGCCGGCGAGATGGTCGAATTTCCGAACGGGATCAAGGGCATGGCCCTCAATCTCGAAACGGACAATGTCGGCATCGTGATTTTCGGCTCCGACCGCGATATCAAAGAGGGCGACACCGTCAAGCGTACCGGCGAAATCGTCGAGGTGCCTGTCGGACCGGGGCTGCTCGGGCGCGTCGTTGATGGTCTCGGAACGCCGATCGACGGCAAGGGTCCGTTGACCGACGTGAAGATGACACGGGTCGAAGCCAAGGCGCCGGGCATTATTCCGCGCAAATCGGTTCACGAGCCGATGCAGACAGGCATCAAGGCTGTTGACGCTCTCGTGCCGATCGGTCGTGGACAACGCGAATTGATCATTGGTGACCGTCAAACCGGTAAAACGGCTGTCGCGATCGACACGATCATCAACCAGCGCGACGTTAACGCCAAGGCCGAAGACGAAAGCAAAAAACTCTATTGCATCTACGTCGCGATCGGCCAGAAACGGTCGACGGTCGCGCAGATCGTCAAGTCGCTCGAAGAGAGCGGCGCGATGGAATATTCCATCGTCGTCGCCGCCACGGCCTCCGAGCCGGCGCCGCTGCAGTTCCTGGCTCCATACGCCGGCTGTGCCATGGGCGAATATTTCCGCGACAATGGCATGCACGGCCTGATCGTGTATGACGATCTTTCCAAACAGGCCGTCGCTTACCGCCAGATGTCATTGCTGCTGCGTCGTCCGCCGGGCCGCGAAGCCTATCCGGGTGACGTCTTCTACCTTCACAGCCGCCTTCTTGAGCGTGCCGCGAAGCTGAATGACGAGCATGGTGCGGGATCGCTGACGGCGCTGCCGATCATCGAAACCCAGGCCGGCGACGTCTCCGCCTATATTCCGACCAATGTCATCTCGATCACCGACGGTCAGATCTTCCTAGAGACCGGGCTGTTCTATAAGGGCATCCGGCCGGCCATTAACGTCGGGCTGTCCGTCTCGCGGGTCGGCTCTTCGGCCCAGATCAAGGCGATGAAACAGGTGGCCGGTTCCATCAAGCTCGAACTGGCACAGTACCGCGAGATGGAAGCGTTCGCACAGTTTGCTTCGGATCTCGACGCGTCGACGCAGAAGCTGCTCGCCCGTGGCGCCCGTCTGACCCAGCTGCTCAAGCAGGGTGAGCGGAGCCCGCTGCCTGTCGAGGAGCAGGTGCTGTCGCTGTTTGCCGGTGTCCGCGGTTATCTGGATAATATCGACGCTGACCGGGTGAACGAGTTCGAGCACAGACTTCTTGAGGAAGCCCGGGTGAAGGGCAGCGATTTGCTGAACGAGATCCGGGAAAAGAAGGCGCTGAACGATGACATCGAAAAGCGGCTTCATGACCTGGTCGGTGGTTTCGCGAAGACCTTCGTCTGA
- a CDS encoding F0F1 ATP synthase subunit delta — translation MASSSSGASSIALRYATALFDLADESKALDQVADDLKVVKAAMAESDDLRRVIAAPGLSRDDQRNVMDAVLEKAGVSELTRRFVGVVAANRRLFALPRMIETYLEELARRRGEIVADVTTSNDLSDTQRDALVDQIKKAVGQNVSVNVTVDKDILGGMIVQIGSRMIDFSLRTKLSTLQLAMKGIG, via the coding sequence GTGGCATCTTCGAGTTCAGGGGCATCAAGCATCGCTCTGCGATATGCGACAGCCCTTTTCGACTTGGCCGACGAGTCCAAGGCCCTGGATCAGGTTGCCGACGATCTCAAGGTCGTCAAGGCGGCCATGGCCGAAAGTGACGATCTTCGCCGTGTCATCGCCGCGCCGGGCCTGTCGCGCGACGACCAGCGCAACGTGATGGACGCCGTGCTGGAAAAGGCCGGTGTTTCCGAGTTGACCCGGCGTTTCGTCGGGGTGGTGGCTGCCAACCGGCGATTGTTCGCGCTTCCCAGGATGATCGAGACCTATCTTGAGGAATTGGCGCGCCGCCGGGGCGAGATCGTGGCCGACGTGACCACGTCCAACGACCTGTCCGACACCCAGCGCGACGCATTGGTCGATCAGATAAAGAAGGCGGTCGGGCAGAATGTGTCTGTCAACGTTACCGTCGACAAGGACATTCTGGGCGGAATGATCGTCCAGATCGGCTCCCGGATGATCGATTTCTCGCTTCGCACCAAGCTCAGTACACTACAACTCGCCATGAAGGGGATTGGTTGA
- a CDS encoding cytochrome b yields the protein MMLRNTTDRWGTIAQLLHWAIAVLIIAMIGLGWYMNSLPPGPEQFQLYALHKATGLIILALVVVRIIWRLINPAPVLPDTLKPHERVLAGVTHTGLYVLILAMPVTGYIINSASGFPMTLYGLVTVPNLIPSDGDLQDLAEVVHIWLSRLLIAVVFLHVGAALKHHFVLKDDTLLRMLPFARQSPKRRN from the coding sequence ATGATGTTGCGCAACACCACCGATCGATGGGGCACCATCGCCCAGTTGCTCCACTGGGCGATCGCCGTCCTGATCATCGCGATGATCGGCCTCGGCTGGTATATGAACAGCCTGCCGCCCGGTCCCGAGCAATTTCAGTTGTATGCCCTACACAAGGCGACCGGGCTGATCATTCTGGCGCTGGTCGTTGTTCGAATCATCTGGCGGCTGATCAATCCGGCACCGGTTCTGCCAGATACGCTCAAGCCCCATGAGCGTGTCCTGGCCGGCGTTACCCACACCGGTCTTTACGTACTGATCCTGGCAATGCCCGTAACCGGATATATCATCAATTCGGCTTCCGGGTTTCCGATGACCCTCTACGGCCTCGTCACCGTGCCTAATCTGATCCCGAGTGACGGTGATCTGCAGGACCTGGCCGAGGTCGTGCACATTTGGCTTTCGCGCCTCCTGATCGCGGTGGTTTTCCTGCATGTCGGCGCAGCGCTGAAGCACCATTTCGTTTTGAAGGACGATACCCTGTTGCGAATGCTGCCGTTCGCACGCCAATCACCAAAACGGAGAAACTGA
- a CDS encoding YceI family protein gives MSVTRIRIFTAALAAIGLSTAPAAADSWTVDHDESRLGVVATQMGSEFTAAFESFRADIEFDPDALDDAHVRVVIDVASFTSDSRDRDGNVTNSEWFAAGNHPEAVFETTAFRETDQGYEADATLRIKGVSRDVTLPFTLEIDDDRAHMQGELDLVRTAFNVGEGQWESGDTVGLDVTVTVDLVASRAD, from the coding sequence ATGTCGGTAACGAGAATCAGAATTTTCACCGCCGCCCTGGCGGCAATCGGCCTCAGCACCGCGCCCGCTGCCGCCGACAGCTGGACCGTCGACCACGATGAGAGCCGTCTGGGCGTTGTCGCAACGCAGATGGGAAGCGAGTTCACGGCCGCCTTCGAATCGTTCCGGGCCGACATCGAATTCGATCCCGACGCCCTGGACGATGCCCATGTCCGTGTCGTCATCGATGTTGCCAGCTTTACCAGCGACAGTCGCGACCGCGACGGGAACGTTACGAACTCGGAATGGTTTGCCGCCGGGAACCACCCCGAAGCGGTCTTCGAAACGACAGCTTTCCGGGAAACGGACCAGGGCTACGAAGCCGACGCCACGCTGAGGATCAAGGGCGTCAGCCGGGATGTGACCCTGCCGTTCACGCTGGAGATCGACGACGATCGCGCCCATATGCAAGGCGAACTCGACCTCGTCAGAACGGCCTTCAATGTCGGCGAGGGGCAGTGGGAGAGCGGCGACACCGTCGGCCTGGATGTCACCGTGACGGTGGATCTGGTCGCCAGCCGCGCCGACTGA
- a CDS encoding primosomal protein N' produces the protein MSVSVLVAAPLPRAFDYRVPDGMAGVDGGISPLASGTVVVVPLGRREVVGVVWGPGSDDVAPGRLKDIVAVLDLPRLTRSFRAFIDWVARYVMAPPGSVLRLAIGSPALMDPPRPITLYALPEESPSPDGEASDVGGVRLTAARRRVLTAAAGLPPLTASDLAAEAGVGAGVIKSLADHGLLQRLVRTPQSAVEGPPTDLPPGPELGPDQQACADALVEAVRRRPDPASADNAGAEDEAGFQPFVLDGVTGSGKTEVYFEAIAEAVRQGRQALVLLPEIALSTQWLERFRHRFGFDPRAWHSEVTSARRRETWRAAAAGTASVVVGARSALFLPLPKLGLIVVDEEHDGAFKQEDGVVYNARDMAVVRAKMVGCPVVLASATPSLETLGNARAGRYRHLVLPDRHGQAVLPHVETVDLRRDRPPRGRFIAPGVVDAIRETMAREEQAMIFLNRRGYAPLTLCSACGHRLECPNCTAWLVEHRLSGRLMCHHCGHSSRLPPKCESCGAEESFVPCGPGVERIAEEVADLFPDARSIIMASDVIHTAAQAADMIARVQSRDVDLVIGTQLVAKGHNFPLLSLVVVVDSDIGFEGGDFRAFERTYQLLSQVGGRSGRAETSGTVLLQTRAPEHPVIAALTSGDRDGFRDDLLEERRRHGLPPFTRMAAVIVSGPDAATADRVARDLGRTAPAGDPAVSVVGPAPAPLALLRGRHRRRLLMTADRRVPIQQVLNDWIGKVSVPASVKVTVDVDPYSFM, from the coding sequence GTGAGCGTTTCGGTGCTGGTCGCTGCCCCTCTGCCGCGCGCCTTCGACTATCGTGTGCCCGATGGCATGGCCGGCGTCGACGGCGGCATCAGCCCCCTTGCCAGCGGCACCGTCGTCGTCGTGCCGTTGGGTCGGCGCGAAGTGGTCGGTGTCGTCTGGGGGCCGGGAAGCGACGACGTGGCCCCGGGCCGGCTCAAGGATATTGTCGCCGTTCTGGATCTGCCACGGCTGACGCGCTCGTTCCGTGCATTTATCGATTGGGTGGCGCGATATGTCATGGCGCCGCCGGGGTCGGTGCTCCGGTTGGCGATCGGCAGTCCGGCGCTCATGGATCCGCCAAGGCCCATAACTTTGTATGCTTTGCCGGAGGAGTCGCCATCGCCCGATGGCGAGGCCAGCGACGTCGGGGGCGTGCGGCTGACCGCTGCGCGCCGACGCGTTCTGACCGCAGCGGCGGGTCTGCCGCCGTTGACCGCGAGCGATCTGGCGGCGGAAGCCGGGGTCGGGGCAGGGGTCATCAAAAGCCTGGCTGATCACGGACTGCTGCAGCGACTCGTCCGGACGCCCCAAAGCGCGGTTGAGGGCCCGCCAACAGATCTGCCGCCGGGTCCGGAGCTGGGCCCGGATCAGCAAGCCTGCGCCGATGCCCTGGTCGAGGCCGTAAGGCGTCGCCCGGACCCCGCCAGCGCCGATAATGCCGGTGCCGAGGATGAGGCTGGCTTCCAGCCCTTCGTTCTCGACGGGGTCACCGGCTCCGGCAAGACAGAGGTTTATTTCGAGGCGATTGCCGAAGCCGTGCGGCAGGGACGCCAAGCCCTTGTCCTGTTGCCGGAAATCGCACTTTCTACACAATGGCTGGAGCGCTTTCGCCACCGATTCGGTTTCGATCCCCGCGCCTGGCATTCCGAAGTGACCAGCGCGCGTCGGCGGGAGACGTGGCGCGCGGCCGCCGCAGGAACGGCGTCCGTCGTGGTCGGGGCACGTTCGGCCCTGTTCCTGCCATTGCCGAAACTCGGCCTGATCGTGGTCGACGAGGAGCATGACGGCGCGTTCAAGCAGGAAGACGGCGTCGTCTACAATGCCCGCGATATGGCGGTCGTGCGTGCCAAGATGGTCGGCTGTCCGGTCGTTCTGGCCTCCGCGACCCCCAGTCTTGAGACGCTCGGCAATGCCAGGGCCGGGCGATATCGTCACCTCGTGCTGCCCGACCGGCACGGGCAGGCGGTATTGCCTCATGTGGAGACCGTCGATCTGCGGCGCGACAGGCCGCCGCGCGGCCGCTTCATCGCGCCCGGCGTCGTCGACGCGATCCGCGAGACCATGGCCCGCGAAGAGCAGGCGATGATATTCCTCAATCGCCGCGGCTATGCGCCCTTGACGCTGTGCAGCGCCTGTGGACATCGGCTCGAATGCCCGAATTGCACTGCTTGGCTGGTCGAGCACCGGCTTTCCGGCCGCCTGATGTGTCACCATTGCGGCCATTCCAGCCGGTTGCCGCCGAAATGCGAAAGCTGCGGCGCCGAGGAAAGCTTCGTGCCCTGCGGTCCGGGTGTCGAGCGCATCGCCGAAGAAGTCGCCGATCTGTTCCCGGATGCGCGCTCGATTATCATGGCGTCGGATGTCATTCACACAGCGGCACAGGCCGCTGATATGATCGCCAGGGTCCAGTCACGGGATGTCGATCTGGTCATCGGCACCCAACTTGTCGCCAAGGGGCACAATTTCCCCCTGCTGTCACTGGTCGTCGTCGTTGACTCCGATATCGGATTCGAGGGCGGCGACTTCAGGGCCTTCGAGCGGACCTATCAGCTACTCAGCCAGGTCGGCGGGCGATCCGGCCGGGCCGAGACGTCAGGAACCGTTCTGTTGCAGACAAGGGCTCCCGAGCATCCCGTTATCGCCGCCCTTACCAGCGGTGACCGTGACGGATTTCGCGACGATCTGCTGGAGGAGCGGCGCCGGCACGGATTGCCGCCCTTTACCCGCATGGCCGCCGTGATCGTTTCCGGTCCCGATGCAGCAACCGCAGACAGAGTTGCCCGGGATCTCGGCCGGACGGCGCCGGCTGGCGATCCGGCGGTGTCCGTCGTCGGTCCGGCGCCAGCGCCCCTTGCTCTGTTGCGCGGCCGGCATCGCCGCCGACTGCTTATGACCGCCGACCGCCGGGTGCCGATTCAGCAGGTTCTGAACGACTGGATCGGCAAGGTCAGCGTTCCGGCTTCGGTAAAGGTCACCGTCGATGTCGATCCTTACTCATTTATGTGA